In the Deltaproteobacteria bacterium genome, GCACAATTCCGCCGCGCGCGCGCGGCGGAATTGTGCGTCGACCTCGGCTACGAAGTCGCCCCCGACGATCGCGTCGACACGATCGTTGCACGCGTCGCCGCCGGCGACGTCGACGTCCTGCTCACGGCGTTGCCCGGCGGCGAAGCGATCGTCGAGGCCGCGCGCGCGCGCAGCACGCGCCCGCCGGTCATCGCGATCGTCGATCCCCCCGCGGACACCGCGTTCGAGCGCGCCGACACTGCGGGCGCCGACCTGTTCGTCGTCAGGCCGCTGGCGCGCGACGCGATGGCAGCCGCGCTGCGCGGCGCCGCACAGCTCCGGATCGTCCGCGATCGACTCCGCGCGGTCGAGGGAGCGGAGGCGGCTCTCCGCGAACGACTGTTGCGCTACGGCGAGAGCGATTCCGTCACCGGGTTTCAGCACATCGACTTCTTCCAAAAGCTGCTCGTCATCGAACTCAAACGCGCTCGCCGTTACGGCTATCCGCTGGCGGTCGTACTCGTCGCGATCGACCCGTATCCGGAGGAGCCATCGCCGGCCGTCGCGCGCCAGCTCCGCACGCGCGTCGCCACGGCGATCAGCGCGTGCATTCGCGAAATCGACATACCCGTCGACTTCGCCGACGACCGCTTTTTGGTGTTTCTGCCCTACACGCCGCTCGACGGCGCCGAACGCGTCGGCCGCCGGATCGCGAAGGTCGTCGCCAGCTACGGCAAGGTCGCCGACGGCGACCGCGAACACCGGATGTCGGTGTCTGTCGGCATCGCGGCGCTCAAGCCGGGGCGTCCGGTGAGCTTCGCCC is a window encoding:
- a CDS encoding GGDEF domain-containing protein, which encodes AQFRRARAAELCVDLGYEVAPDDRVDTIVARVAAGDVDVLLTALPGGEAIVEAARARSTRPPVIAIVDPPADTAFERADTAGADLFVVRPLARDAMAAALRGAAQLRIVRDRLRAVEGAEAALRERLLRYGESDSVTGFQHIDFFQKLLVIELKRARRYGYPLAVVLVAIDPYPEEPSPAVARQLRTRVATAISACIREIDIPVDFADDRFLVFLPYTPLDGAERVGRRIAKVVASYGKVADGDREHRMSVSVGIAALKPGRPVSFARLIRDAKAAVRAAQLKGGGQVVVRR